The following proteins come from a genomic window of Geomonas sp. RF6:
- a CDS encoding HD domain-containing phosphohydrolase, with protein sequence MEDAPLYNSRIVNTYIKLIKSRYHFVNISELLEAAEMTPYEVADQGHWFSQKQINLFHDRLQKMIGNPDIAREAGRYAASPDAIGVMRQYFLGLVGPTKAYEMVGAAVNRNFVRSSVYCSKKLAHNKVEITVTPRPGTQERYFQCQNRIGFFEAVATGFGIKLPRVEHTECVFKGASLCRYVVSWEGSRSSFWEMTRNATALASLFLFMAAMRFDPHLALGTVVPASLATTFLFSTLALRCEKRALLANLESLNGASDHLVDQININYNNALVTNEVGQIISRQTSIDDILASVVQVLGKRLDFDRGMLLLANEKKDRLVFRAGFGYPEKSFSVLSTTTFHLNRPESQGVLVVCYRDQKPFLVNDVNELEGTLSLRSMEFVKKLGCESFICCPIISEGESIGVLAVDNPKSKRPLVHSDISLLMGIAPMIGISIHNANLMEAKFRQFSSFLKVMAASIDARDPLTAGHSEKVTEYAVGICQELRLSAAEQEMIRVAALLHDYGKIGVPDAILKKNGRLTDLEYEIVKTHSYKTRDILDQVNFEGIYSQVPEIAGAHHERIDGTGYPRGLKGRDIPLGAKIITVADFFEAVTSKRHYRDPMPTAEAYRLLREGSGSHFEGRIVEALISYHQKRTQGHNLKLVQSM encoded by the coding sequence ATGGAAGACGCCCCGCTGTACAACAGCAGGATCGTAAATACCTACATAAAGCTCATCAAGAGCCGCTACCACTTCGTGAATATCAGCGAGCTTTTGGAAGCCGCCGAGATGACCCCCTACGAAGTGGCGGACCAGGGGCACTGGTTCTCCCAGAAGCAGATCAACCTCTTCCATGACCGTCTGCAGAAGATGATCGGAAACCCCGACATCGCCCGGGAGGCCGGGCGCTACGCAGCATCCCCCGACGCCATAGGGGTCATGCGCCAGTACTTTCTGGGACTGGTCGGGCCGACGAAGGCGTACGAGATGGTCGGCGCCGCCGTGAACAGAAACTTCGTCAGATCTTCCGTCTACTGCTCCAAAAAGCTCGCCCACAACAAGGTGGAGATCACCGTGACACCGCGCCCCGGGACCCAGGAGCGCTACTTCCAGTGCCAGAACCGTATCGGCTTTTTCGAGGCGGTGGCCACAGGTTTCGGAATCAAGCTGCCGCGTGTGGAGCACACCGAGTGCGTCTTCAAGGGGGCGAGCCTCTGCCGCTACGTCGTCTCCTGGGAAGGCTCCCGGTCAAGCTTCTGGGAGATGACCCGCAACGCGACCGCCCTCGCCTCTCTCTTTCTCTTTATGGCCGCCATGCGCTTCGACCCCCACCTCGCCCTGGGCACCGTCGTTCCCGCCTCTCTCGCCACCACCTTCCTCTTTTCCACCCTCGCGCTCAGATGTGAAAAGCGGGCGCTCCTGGCGAACCTCGAGAGCCTGAACGGCGCGAGTGACCATCTGGTGGACCAGATAAACATCAACTACAACAACGCCCTCGTCACCAACGAGGTCGGCCAGATAATCAGCAGGCAGACGAGTATCGACGACATCCTTGCGAGCGTCGTGCAGGTCCTCGGCAAGCGCCTCGACTTCGACCGGGGGATGCTCCTCCTCGCCAACGAGAAGAAGGACCGCCTCGTTTTCCGCGCCGGCTTCGGCTACCCGGAGAAGTCCTTCAGCGTCCTCAGCACCACGACCTTTCACCTGAACCGCCCCGAATCGCAGGGGGTCCTCGTCGTCTGCTACCGCGACCAGAAGCCCTTCCTGGTGAACGACGTGAACGAGCTCGAGGGGACCCTCTCCCTGCGCAGCATGGAGTTTGTGAAGAAGCTCGGCTGTGAGTCCTTCATCTGCTGCCCCATCATCAGCGAGGGGGAATCGATCGGGGTCCTCGCGGTGGACAACCCGAAGTCGAAGCGCCCCCTGGTACACAGCGACATCAGCCTTCTCATGGGGATCGCCCCGATGATCGGCATCAGTATCCACAACGCGAACCTCATGGAGGCCAAGTTCCGCCAGTTCAGCTCCTTTTTGAAGGTCATGGCGGCCTCCATCGACGCGAGGGACCCCCTCACCGCCGGCCATTCTGAGAAGGTCACCGAGTACGCGGTGGGGATCTGCCAGGAGCTTCGGCTGTCAGCTGCGGAGCAGGAGATGATAAGGGTGGCGGCGCTTCTTCACGACTACGGAAAGATCGGGGTGCCGGACGCAATCCTCAAGAAGAACGGGCGCCTCACCGACCTGGAGTACGAGATCGTGAAGACGCACAGCTACAAGACGCGCGACATTCTGGACCAGGTTAATTTCGAGGGTATCTACAGCCAGGTGCCGGAGATTGCCGGCGCCCACCATGAAAGGATCGATGGGACCGGCTATCCGAGAGGTCTGAAAGGAAGGGATATTCCGCTGGGGGCGAAGATCATCACGGTCGCCGACTTTTTCGAGGCGGTCACCTCGAAGCGCCACTACCGCGACCCGATGCCGACGGCCGAGGCGTACCGCCTGCTTCGGGAGGGGAGCGGCAGCCACTTCGAGGGGAGAATCGTCGAGGCGCTGATCAGCTACCACCAGAAGAGGACACAGGGGCACAACCTCAAGCTCGTGCAGTCGATGTAA
- a CDS encoding class I SAM-dependent methyltransferase, translating to MTSKKYIMEGSDESKRLDVKTDNAVTERQALWAGIAPGMRVADIGCGAGKTTYKLHELVQPGGSALGIDIAEQRVSYASANYGDTGATFVCRDARQPLDDLGTFDFIWVRFLLEYYRAESFQMVQNISRMLKPGGTLLLIDLDHNCLCHYGLSERMDRAIHAVMGILESRMNFDPYVGRKLYSYLYDLGFNDIDVNVSAHHQIFGPLKVSDDFNWTKKVEVAARNSGYDFAEYPGGFEEFLLEFQTFFADPRRFTYTPIICCRGVKG from the coding sequence ATGACCTCGAAAAAGTACATTATGGAGGGCTCGGACGAGTCCAAGCGTCTCGACGTGAAGACGGACAACGCGGTAACGGAGAGGCAGGCTCTATGGGCGGGGATCGCTCCGGGGATGCGCGTGGCCGATATCGGGTGCGGCGCGGGTAAGACTACGTACAAGCTGCACGAGCTGGTTCAGCCGGGTGGCTCGGCGCTGGGGATAGACATCGCGGAGCAGCGGGTGAGCTATGCCAGTGCGAACTACGGCGACACCGGCGCCACTTTCGTCTGCCGCGATGCGCGCCAGCCGCTGGACGATCTCGGCACCTTCGACTTTATCTGGGTCCGCTTTCTCCTCGAGTACTACCGCGCCGAGAGCTTCCAGATGGTACAGAACATCTCCCGCATGCTGAAGCCGGGGGGCACCCTCCTGCTCATCGACCTCGACCACAACTGCCTGTGCCACTACGGCCTTTCGGAGCGGATGGACCGGGCGATCCACGCAGTCATGGGGATACTGGAGTCCAGGATGAACTTCGACCCCTACGTCGGGCGCAAGCTCTATTCCTACCTGTACGATCTCGGTTTCAACGACATCGACGTGAACGTCTCCGCCCACCACCAGATCTTCGGACCGCTGAAGGTGTCGGACGACTTCAACTGGACCAAGAAGGTGGAGGTCGCCGCCCGCAACTCAGGGTACGACTTCGCCGAATACCCCGGCGGCTTCGAGGAGTTCCTCCTGGAATTCCAGACCTTCTTCGCCGACCCGCGCCGCTTCACCTACACCCCGATCATCTGCTGCAGAGGGGTGAAGGGGTAG
- a CDS encoding OmpP1/FadL family transporter — MKVQKRALVAALLTAPMLAAIGSFSTAHASGFAVFTQGASALGQGNAVTAHADDPSAVFYNPALINKLPGTQVFFGSTLISTSREFRSSTTGTEYEPDAKLNYPTTLYVTSKLNDKWSVGLGVFNPFGLKTNWGTEWEGRYLATKSELTTYNVNPVVSYRITPALTFAAGVDVVFLDAKLEKRLLVPVAPGVFTDASNKFEGDGTGVGYNVGVAYDINKDLSVGLSYRSQVDVDVDGTGQAQILATGTEIVNAPGHSKIKLPQQLTGGIAYRVTEPLIVEAGFRWEGWSSFDELAITVDTPTPTRTVTRRDWSDAWGANVGAKYKLNPNVSLLAGYVYGSTPVPDSTFDPTIPDADTHIFTVGTDMQIKKFRVALAYGYQKLLERTKDNDMDPALPAGLKANGTYNTDAHLFGFSLTYPFR; from the coding sequence ATGAAAGTTCAGAAAAGGGCGCTCGTCGCAGCGCTGCTGACAGCACCCATGCTTGCCGCCATCGGCAGCTTTTCCACGGCCCACGCCTCAGGATTTGCGGTTTTCACACAAGGGGCGTCTGCCCTGGGGCAGGGAAATGCAGTCACAGCCCACGCGGACGATCCGAGTGCCGTCTTTTACAACCCTGCACTTATCAACAAGCTCCCTGGCACGCAGGTCTTCTTCGGAAGCACGCTGATCAGCACCAGTCGCGAATTCCGCAGCTCCACCACCGGCACAGAATACGAGCCTGACGCAAAGTTGAACTACCCGACGACCCTGTACGTCACCAGCAAGCTCAACGACAAGTGGAGCGTGGGGCTCGGGGTGTTCAACCCCTTCGGGCTGAAGACAAACTGGGGGACCGAGTGGGAGGGGCGCTATCTCGCCACGAAGTCGGAGCTCACCACCTACAACGTGAACCCCGTCGTTTCCTATCGCATCACCCCTGCCCTCACCTTCGCCGCCGGTGTGGACGTGGTCTTTCTGGACGCAAAGCTGGAAAAGCGCCTCCTCGTGCCGGTTGCCCCCGGGGTATTCACCGATGCCTCGAACAAGTTTGAAGGTGATGGTACCGGTGTCGGCTACAACGTCGGCGTCGCCTACGATATCAACAAGGACCTGAGCGTCGGCCTTTCCTACCGCAGCCAGGTCGATGTGGACGTCGACGGCACCGGACAGGCGCAGATTCTCGCTACCGGCACGGAGATCGTGAACGCTCCGGGGCACAGCAAGATCAAGCTGCCGCAGCAGCTGACAGGCGGCATCGCCTACCGGGTGACCGAACCGCTGATCGTGGAGGCGGGATTCCGCTGGGAGGGGTGGTCATCTTTTGATGAACTCGCCATCACAGTGGACACGCCGACCCCGACGAGGACAGTCACGAGGCGTGACTGGAGCGACGCATGGGGCGCCAACGTCGGCGCGAAGTACAAGCTGAACCCCAATGTCTCGCTGCTGGCCGGCTATGTGTACGGCAGCACTCCCGTGCCTGACAGCACCTTCGACCCGACGATTCCCGATGCCGACACCCACATCTTCACCGTCGGCACCGACATGCAGATCAAGAAGTTCCGGGTGGCGCTCGCCTACGGCTACCAGAAGCTTCTTGAGCGCACCAAGGACAACGACATGGACCCTGCCCTCCCCGCCGGTCTGAAGGCAAACGGCACGTACAACACCGACGCCCATCTCTTCGGCTTCAGCCTGACCTACCCGTTCCGGTAA
- a CDS encoding transglutaminase-like domain-containing protein, with protein sequence MKKLLLMLVALAAVAAAPAAWAGSRSGVVTVEVDLSKQPAGKEAKLWVPYPVSDQNQTISDVKVTGDFASSAVYTDGATGTPILFARWEEAAASRKLAFSFKVERQEIQMRNLSSAEPQWNKGDYAEFLKPTTLGPTDGEVQKLSAKITKGKKTVLEKARAIYDWTCENMYRDPATRGCGKGDVCQLLKTPGGKCTDISSVYVALARAAGVPAREVFGVRLGKKAEEDITGWQHCWVEFFLPGTGWVPVDPADVRKAILVEKLQLEDAKTKEYREYFFGGIDPYRVKIASGRDIVLNPRQAGAPLNTFGYPYAEVGGAALDFYDPKTFIYQIRYSEK encoded by the coding sequence ATGAAGAAATTGCTACTGATGCTGGTTGCCTTGGCAGCCGTTGCAGCCGCACCTGCCGCGTGGGCGGGAAGCCGCAGTGGAGTCGTGACGGTGGAGGTGGACCTCTCCAAGCAGCCCGCCGGTAAAGAGGCGAAACTCTGGGTGCCGTATCCGGTTTCCGACCAGAACCAGACGATCAGTGATGTGAAAGTGACGGGAGACTTCGCGTCATCCGCCGTCTACACCGACGGCGCGACCGGTACGCCGATCCTCTTTGCCCGCTGGGAGGAGGCTGCTGCCAGCCGCAAGCTGGCATTCTCCTTCAAGGTAGAGCGTCAGGAGATCCAGATGCGTAACCTCTCCAGCGCCGAGCCTCAGTGGAACAAGGGGGACTACGCGGAGTTTTTGAAGCCGACGACCTTGGGGCCGACGGACGGTGAGGTGCAGAAGCTCTCCGCGAAGATCACCAAAGGGAAAAAGACCGTCCTGGAGAAGGCCCGCGCCATCTACGACTGGACCTGCGAAAACATGTACCGCGATCCTGCCACCCGCGGCTGCGGCAAGGGCGATGTCTGCCAGCTTTTGAAGACGCCGGGCGGGAAGTGCACCGACATCTCGTCAGTTTATGTTGCGTTGGCACGCGCTGCAGGTGTGCCGGCGCGCGAGGTCTTCGGCGTGCGCCTCGGGAAAAAGGCTGAAGAAGACATCACCGGATGGCAGCACTGCTGGGTCGAATTCTTCCTCCCCGGCACCGGGTGGGTCCCGGTCGACCCTGCCGACGTGAGGAAAGCGATCCTCGTGGAGAAGCTGCAACTGGAAGACGCGAAGACGAAGGAGTACCGTGAGTACTTCTTCGGCGGGATCGACCCGTATCGGGTGAAGATCGCCTCCGGGCGCGACATCGTGCTGAATCCGCGCCAGGCCGGAGCCCCCCTCAACACCTTCGGCTACCCCTATGCTGAAGTAGGTGGCGCAGCTCTCGACTTCTACGACCCGAAAACCTTCATCTACCAGATACGCTACAGCGAGAAGTAA
- a CDS encoding rhodanese-like domain-containing protein, with the protein MTSLRTVLTCAVAIVMLFAASVVWAAEFRVISTEGLKEMMDSRRDFTLVDARTPVEFKEAHIVNAINIQEDDFDAALSSLPKDNDAQLVFYCNGVKCGKSKKVAQKAQAAGFRNLLLYSEGFPVWEEKGMPIVTGPGYDKKIKTVRVAPNDLATLLKEKQAEYVLVDVREPKEFTGGHIPGAVNIPLGTFAANSGSLPKDKGIIVYCNTGKRSAKAYRKLEKLGYDALLEATYVDWKDAGLPIAK; encoded by the coding sequence ATGACATCGCTCAGGACTGTACTCACGTGTGCAGTTGCAATCGTAATGCTCTTTGCCGCTTCCGTGGTCTGGGCAGCAGAGTTCCGCGTCATTTCCACTGAAGGTTTGAAGGAGATGATGGACTCGAGGCGCGACTTCACCCTTGTCGATGCGCGGACCCCGGTGGAGTTCAAAGAGGCGCACATCGTCAACGCCATCAACATCCAGGAAGACGATTTTGATGCCGCGCTCTCGTCACTCCCCAAGGACAACGACGCGCAGCTCGTCTTTTACTGCAACGGCGTCAAGTGCGGCAAGAGCAAGAAGGTGGCGCAGAAGGCGCAGGCGGCGGGGTTTCGGAACCTTCTTCTCTACAGCGAAGGATTCCCGGTCTGGGAAGAGAAGGGGATGCCGATCGTCACAGGTCCTGGCTACGACAAAAAGATCAAGACGGTGAGGGTCGCCCCGAACGACCTTGCGACACTCCTGAAAGAGAAGCAGGCCGAGTATGTGCTGGTGGACGTCCGCGAGCCGAAGGAGTTTACCGGCGGGCACATTCCGGGCGCCGTCAATATCCCGCTCGGGACCTTTGCCGCCAACTCCGGAAGCCTGCCGAAGGATAAAGGGATCATCGTGTACTGCAATACCGGAAAGAGAAGTGCAAAGGCGTACCGCAAGCTGGAGAAGTTGGGATACGACGCGCTCCTGGAAGCAACGTACGTGGACTGGAAGGATGCCGGACTCCCCATTGCCAAATAG
- a CDS encoding selenium metabolism-associated LysR family transcriptional regulator, which yields MNLKQLEVFLAVAESGSFSKGAESCFITQSTVSQHISALENEFGLKLLDRTGKGALPTAGGKVLMERAKRVVDAAREIPVALARFKGVEDAELKIGGSSIPGEYLIPTLLPLLSARFPGITVTVLQGDSRSVLAMVAAEEVEIAVVGARFEDDALDFAPLAQDEVVLIAPGDHRWRDAVIAASDLCSAPLVMREAGSGTGKAILETLRGCGIEPESLKIAARLGSNEAVKRAVLNGLGVSFVSAKSVERELAQGALVQVRVEGLTITREFFLAKRKGRELSPAARAFVAIMEEGAGATVATG from the coding sequence ATGAACCTGAAACAGTTGGAAGTATTTTTGGCGGTGGCGGAAAGCGGGAGTTTTTCGAAAGGGGCGGAAAGCTGCTTCATTACCCAGTCAACCGTAAGCCAGCACATCTCCGCTCTCGAGAATGAATTCGGCCTCAAGCTCCTCGACAGGACCGGGAAAGGAGCCTTGCCCACGGCGGGGGGAAAGGTGCTGATGGAAAGGGCAAAGCGTGTCGTGGATGCCGCTCGGGAAATTCCGGTAGCACTAGCACGCTTCAAAGGTGTGGAGGATGCCGAGCTCAAGATCGGCGGAAGCAGCATCCCCGGGGAGTATCTTATCCCCACTCTCCTTCCGCTTCTCAGTGCGAGGTTTCCCGGGATCACGGTCACGGTCCTGCAAGGGGACAGCCGCAGCGTGCTCGCTATGGTGGCCGCAGAAGAGGTGGAGATTGCAGTCGTCGGCGCCCGTTTCGAGGACGACGCTCTCGATTTTGCTCCGCTCGCGCAGGACGAGGTGGTCTTGATCGCACCTGGAGATCACCGCTGGCGCGATGCAGTCATCGCTGCAAGCGATCTATGCTCTGCGCCGCTGGTTATGCGGGAGGCGGGGTCCGGGACGGGGAAGGCGATCCTTGAGACGCTGCGGGGGTGCGGCATCGAGCCGGAATCGCTAAAGATAGCTGCGCGGCTCGGGAGCAACGAGGCTGTAAAGCGGGCGGTACTCAATGGCCTCGGAGTCTCCTTCGTCTCCGCGAAGTCGGTGGAGCGGGAACTGGCGCAGGGTGCACTGGTTCAGGTTCGTGTTGAGGGTCTGACGATCACACGGGAATTCTTTCTCGCAAAGAGAAAGGGAAGGGAACTCTCCCCAGCGGCCCGCGCCTTTGTAGCGATCATGGAAGAAGGAGCAGGTGCGACTGTGGCGACGGGGTAG
- the dmpI gene encoding 4-oxalocrotonate tautomerase DmpI, which yields MPVITVDIGMLDSSEKKAELVKSLTSAASAATKIPEEKFIVLIKELERDNIGVGGTQLSALMKK from the coding sequence ATGCCAGTTATTACAGTCGATATCGGGATGTTGGACAGCAGCGAAAAGAAAGCCGAATTGGTGAAGAGCCTCACCAGCGCCGCGAGCGCCGCCACGAAGATCCCGGAGGAGAAGTTCATCGTGCTGATCAAGGAACTGGAGAGGGACAACATCGGGGTCGGCGGCACCCAGCTCTCCGCATTGATGAAGAAGTAG
- a CDS encoding flavin reductase family protein produces MEKKSLGAKPMGAPAPVWLVGTYDSDGKPNLVTVAWGGTCCSDPPALTISLRKSRHSYNAIVERKAFTVNVPNEAQVVAADFAGIASGRDTDKFASAGLTPVRSDLVDAPYAAEFPLVFECRLLQIVEVGIHTQFIGEIVDVKADPSILNESGVPDAKLLRPVAYSPATRTYYGLGETIGQGFTIGKELMK; encoded by the coding sequence ATGGAGAAGAAATCTTTGGGGGCAAAGCCGATGGGGGCGCCGGCCCCGGTGTGGCTCGTCGGGACCTATGACAGCGATGGCAAGCCGAATCTGGTGACGGTAGCGTGGGGGGGCACCTGCTGCTCCGATCCGCCGGCCCTTACCATTTCGCTGCGCAAGTCGCGGCACAGCTACAACGCCATCGTGGAGCGGAAGGCTTTCACCGTCAATGTCCCGAATGAAGCGCAGGTCGTGGCAGCAGACTTCGCCGGCATCGCATCCGGCCGCGACACCGACAAGTTCGCCTCCGCCGGGCTCACTCCCGTGAGAAGCGATCTGGTGGACGCGCCGTACGCGGCGGAATTCCCCCTGGTATTCGAGTGTCGCCTCCTCCAGATCGTTGAGGTGGGGATTCACACGCAGTTCATCGGCGAGATCGTTGACGTGAAGGCGGATCCCTCAATCCTCAATGAGAGTGGCGTGCCGGATGCAAAACTCCTTCGCCCCGTCGCCTACAGCCCTGCCACCCGCACCTACTACGGCCTCGGCGAAACCATCGGGCAGGGATTCACCATCGGCAAGGAGCTCATGAAGTAG
- a CDS encoding YjbH domain-containing protein translates to MISRCHHNLVALLSGVAFLLFLIPAFAGAEPFSNTLSMQGYSGLLNIPDAGVVQEGHMVLSYSNQKNVEWPKQVPYGDNYFFNVGFFSIVELGGRLTEAPGLMRDLSANVKVKVPFIPKGYYLPDVAFGLADVGGGASWLQTKYAVATETLGPLRATIGYGTGPDRMKGVFGGAEVTLCDWVHLLAEHDTRDTNAGVKISTPGLFRRDIKLQFTAKSALNRNPGNIDLAFSLDFPLSLKEKAREGTKRRFEARHPVARATGEEGGDQQASEAAPADESSLSELQKRLTATGLQDVRVGIIDRHRAVIVYENNVFNHNELDALGVVFGSAAEILGNGIDHVSAVIERKGIKVMTVSAPLSDLQDFFYGDERKLKESLATGTEADLAQARFVDGKTISSYFKPTVVLWPGLTTFVGTEVGLFDYLLSLKADLFVTPWKGAIVNVRGDIPLSWSENLEDGKLYRRARHDPRLERAMLFQAVKLTPSLYAQAGVGKIYGDINGTLNEMMWTSPEGKHRFRLKQAYGENSETNAKSEVYLGSYRYYFSPLNVFLEGTAGRFWEQDTGGTAELKRFFGDTAFSAYYKNAKTQEGKRWQVGGVQISFPLTPRKDMKPLYAQLRGTEEWSYSQETVISTGGPNSVLHQSIGINPEASVNLQNVYFNRDRLNRSYLLENLQRMSEAYEKYRPKE, encoded by the coding sequence ATGATCAGCAGATGCCACCATAATCTCGTCGCACTTCTCAGCGGGGTAGCGTTCCTCCTCTTCCTCATCCCTGCCTTCGCTGGTGCAGAACCGTTTTCCAATACCCTCTCCATGCAAGGGTACAGCGGTCTCCTGAACATCCCCGATGCAGGTGTCGTGCAGGAAGGGCATATGGTCCTTTCGTACTCCAACCAGAAAAATGTGGAATGGCCGAAGCAGGTGCCGTACGGTGACAACTACTTTTTCAACGTCGGCTTCTTCTCCATCGTCGAGCTCGGAGGGCGGCTGACAGAGGCGCCCGGGCTCATGCGCGACCTCTCTGCAAACGTGAAGGTGAAGGTCCCGTTCATCCCGAAGGGGTACTACCTTCCCGATGTGGCGTTCGGTCTGGCCGACGTCGGTGGGGGAGCATCCTGGTTGCAGACGAAGTATGCCGTTGCCACCGAGACCCTCGGGCCCCTGCGCGCCACGATCGGATACGGCACCGGGCCGGACCGGATGAAGGGGGTTTTCGGAGGCGCCGAAGTCACGCTGTGCGACTGGGTGCACCTCCTCGCCGAACACGATACCCGCGACACCAACGCGGGGGTGAAGATAAGCACGCCGGGGCTCTTCCGTCGCGACATAAAGCTTCAGTTCACCGCCAAAAGCGCACTGAACCGCAATCCGGGCAACATCGACCTCGCCTTCTCGCTCGACTTCCCACTTTCTCTGAAGGAAAAAGCGCGGGAGGGGACGAAGCGCCGTTTTGAGGCGCGCCATCCTGTGGCGCGGGCGACCGGGGAAGAGGGGGGCGACCAGCAGGCGTCGGAGGCAGCGCCAGCCGATGAGAGTTCACTCTCCGAACTGCAAAAGAGGCTCACCGCGACCGGGCTGCAGGACGTGCGCGTCGGAATCATCGACAGGCACAGGGCCGTCATCGTCTACGAGAACAACGTCTTCAACCACAACGAGCTCGATGCCCTCGGCGTCGTCTTCGGGAGCGCTGCAGAGATCCTCGGCAACGGCATAGACCACGTCAGCGCAGTCATCGAGCGCAAGGGGATAAAGGTGATGACGGTCTCCGCGCCTCTCTCCGACCTGCAGGACTTCTTCTACGGAGACGAAAGAAAGCTGAAGGAGTCCCTTGCCACCGGCACGGAGGCCGACCTTGCACAGGCCCGCTTCGTGGACGGGAAGACGATCTCGTCATACTTCAAGCCGACCGTTGTCCTCTGGCCCGGGCTCACCACTTTCGTGGGTACCGAGGTGGGGCTTTTCGACTACCTCCTCTCCCTGAAGGCGGACCTCTTCGTCACACCGTGGAAGGGGGCGATCGTGAACGTGCGGGGCGACATCCCGCTTAGCTGGAGCGAGAACCTGGAAGATGGCAAATTGTACCGGCGGGCGCGTCACGACCCCCGGCTGGAGCGCGCCATGCTCTTCCAGGCCGTGAAGCTCACCCCATCTCTCTACGCCCAGGCGGGGGTAGGGAAGATCTACGGGGACATCAACGGCACGCTGAATGAGATGATGTGGACCTCTCCCGAAGGGAAGCACCGGTTCAGGCTGAAGCAGGCGTACGGCGAGAATTCCGAAACAAACGCGAAGAGTGAAGTATATCTCGGCTCATACCGCTACTACTTCAGCCCGCTCAACGTCTTCCTGGAAGGGACGGCCGGGCGTTTCTGGGAGCAGGATACGGGGGGGACGGCGGAATTGAAGCGCTTCTTCGGCGACACCGCGTTCTCCGCGTACTACAAGAATGCCAAGACGCAGGAAGGGAAGCGTTGGCAGGTCGGGGGGGTCCAGATTTCGTTCCCCCTCACACCGCGCAAGGACATGAAACCGCTGTATGCACAGCTGCGCGGCACGGAAGAATGGAGCTACTCGCAGGAGACGGTCATATCCACAGGAGGGCCGAACTCCGTGCTGCACCAGTCGATCGGCATCAATCCGGAGGCATCGGTGAACCTGCAGAATGTCTACTTCAACAGGGATCGCCTTAACAGGAGCTACCTCCTGGAGAATCTGCAGCGCATGAGCGAGGCGTACGAGAAGTACCGGCCGAAGGAATAA